A single region of the Malus sylvestris chromosome 8, drMalSylv7.2, whole genome shotgun sequence genome encodes:
- the LOC126631075 gene encoding glutamate receptor 2.1-like: MTKRKLTDLVSSFVLFVSLSMNSLAMGNKSPNITIAVEVGVILDDLDSLSAKVWLSCINMALSDFYTGSHASSSTRVVLNVRDSEEDTVDAAAAALDLIKNTQVQAILGPKSSMQAKFVIDLGNKAQVPIISFSATDPSLTSIRSPYFYRAAQNDSSQVKAISAIIQAFGWREAVPIYVDNEYGEGIIPYLVDALQEVEARVPYRSVIPPEATEDQLDAELSKLMTMQTRVFIVHMLPSLGSRLFAKAREKGMMDEGYVWIMTNGLTNLLSTTNASVINSMQGALGVRTYMPRTEEYINFRNRWKRQFQKKNPTIIDAELDVPSLWAYDAAFALAMAVEIVGTTNFGFKKANASTNSSNDLGSIGISQNGPELCKSLSGTKFRGLSGDFSFVDGQLQASVFEMVNVLGDATKTIGFWTPQSGLVKKLNLITTSGPYSTSKSNVGPIIWPGDSTSVPKGWEIPTNGKRLRVGVPVENGYPQFVKVVYDSSTNTIHVAGYVIDIFNAAMGKLKYNVAYDFIPFANPDGTSAGTYDDLVHQVFLGNFDAVAADATIRANRSLYVDFTLPYTESGVVMVVPTKDRKSKSAWIFLKPLTLNLWLTSAFFFVFVGSVVWVLEHRINDEFRGPPAHQVGTVFWFSFSTMVFAQRERVIGNLARSVEIVWMFVVLILTQSYTASLTSLLTSQELQPTFTNILDLINNKEYIGYKNGSFVRDLLIDRGVDPSKLRPYTSREECDVFLTNGSAKGGIAAAIDETPNIRLFLAKYCKKYTMIGPIFRTDGFGFVFPKGSPLVPDVSRAILVVNEGNDTTDAENKWFAPEGTCSDTSPTISDSNSLGLDSFWSLFLIVGVSASLALLIFAVSFFNRHWHVFIATRGDSVWRRFMVMLRTFDQRDLSSHTFRKSSGSRDGETYNFGATAVEDSPNSYSTCPPSPASGHSDHPEILITAEGAHPRMGEQNRSKAQTSDTVPQQPGEILLTP; encoded by the exons ATGACGAAGAGGAAACTGACAGACTTAGTGTCTTCTTTCGTCTTGTTTGTTTCTTTAAGCATGAATTCATTGGCTATGGGAAACAAGTCCCCGAACATAACAATCGCAGTGGAAGTTGGTGTGATTCTTGATGACCTTGATTCACTCAGTGCAAAAGTTTGGTTGAGCTGCATTAACATGGCCCTCTCTGATTTCTATACCGGCTCTCACGCTTCCTCTTCTACCAGGGTGGTTCTAAACGTTAGGGACTCCGAAGAAGACACTGTCGATGCAGCTGCTGcag CATTAGACCTGATAAAGAATACTCAAGTGCAGGCAATCCTCGGCCCAAAGTCATCGATGCAAGCCAAATTTGTAATTGATCTGGGGAACAAAGCCCAGGTGCCCATCATCTCATTTTCAGCAACAGATCCTTCCCTCACTTCTATTCGAAGTCCATACTTTTACCGAGCCGCACAAAATGACTCATCTCAGGTGAAAGCCATAAGTGCTATCATCCAAGCCTTTGGATGGAGAGAAGCTGTGCCCATCTATGTAGACAACGAGTATGGCGAGGGAATAATACCTTACTTGGTAGATGCCTTGCAAGAAGTTGAAGCTCGTGTCCCATATCGAAGTGTTATACCTCCAGAAGCCACTGAGGACCAGCTTGATGCAGAGCTCTCCAAGCTAATGACTATGCAGACTAGAGTCTTCATTGTGCACATGTTGCCCTCTCTTGGCTCTCGCCTTTTTGCCAAGGCACGAGAGAAGGGAATGATGGATGAAGGGTATGTTTGGATAATGACCAATGGGTTAACCAATCTTTTGAGTACAACAAATGCTTCAGTCATCAATTCAATGCAAGGTGCACTGGGTGTGAGGACTTATATGCCCAGAACAGAAGAATATATCAATTTTAGAAATCGATGGAAAAGGCAATTCCAAAAGAAGAATCCAACAATTATCGACGCTGAATTAGACGTTCCTTCACTCTGGGCTTATGATGCTGCTTTTGCATTAGCCATGGCAGTTGAAATTGTTGGGACTACAAACTTTGGCTTCAAAAAGGCGAATGCTTCCACCAACTCATCAAATGATCTTGGATCAATTGGGATCTCCCAAAATGGTCCAGAGCTTTGCAAATCCTTGTCAGGTACTAAATTTAGAGGCCTTAGTGGGGATTTCAGTTTTGTTGATGGGCAATTACAAGCATCCGTCTTTGAAATGGTAAATGTGTTGGGTGATGCAACAAAAACAATTGGGTTTTGGACACCACAGAGTGGACTTGTGAAAAAATTGAACTTGATAACCACAAGTGGTCCTTATTCAACTTCTAAATCCAATGTTGGACCTATTATATGGCCCGGAGATTCTACCTCAGTTCCTAAAGGATGGGAGATCCCGACAAACGGCAAAAGATTGAGAGTAGGAGTTCCTGTGGAAAATGGCTATCCTCAATTTGTAAAAGTAGTATATGACTCTAGCACTAATACGATTCATGTTGCTGGGTACGTCATTGACATCTTCAACGCTGCAATGGGCAAATTAAAGTACAATGTTGCTTATGATTTCATTCCCTTCGCCAATCCAGATGGTACAAGTGCTGGCACTTACGATGATTTGGTGCATCAAGTATTTCTCGGG AATTTCGATGCAGTGGCAGCAGATGCAACAATTAGAGCAAACAGGTCCTTGTATGTGGACTTTACCTTGCCATACACAGAATCAGGGGTAGTGATGGTAGTGCCAACGAAAGATAGAAAGAGCAAAAGTGCATGGATTTTCTTAAAGCCTTTGACACTGAATCTTTGGTTGACAAGTGCTTTCTTTTTCGTCTTCGTTGGTTCAGTGGTTTGGGTTCTTGAACACCGTATCAATGATGAATTTCGCGGTCCTCCTGCTCATCAAGTTGGCACAGTCTTTTGGTTCTCCTTCTCAACCATGGTTTTTGCACAGC GAGAGAGGGTGATTGGCAACTTGGCAAGGTCTGTGGAGATTGTTTGGATGTTTGTAGTGCTGATACTAACGCAAAGTTACACAGCGAGTCTAACTTCATTGTTAACATCTCAAGAACTTCAGCCAACTTTTACGAATATACTCGATCTTATAAACAATAAGGAGTATATTGGGTACAAAAACGGTTCTTTCGTCCGCGACCTTCTGATAGACCGGGGTGTTGATCCCTCCAAGTTACGGCCTTACACGTCTAGGGAAGAATGTGACGTATTTTTGACAAATGGGAGTGCCAAAGGCGGTATTGCTGCTGCTATCGACGAAACCCCGAACATTAGGCTGTTTCTTGCCAAATATTGCAAGAAATACACCATGATTGGCCCAATTTTCAGAACTGATGGCTTTGGCTTT GTCTTCCCCAAAGGTTCACCTCTTGTGCCAGATGTTTCAAGGGCAATCCTGGTCGTGAATGAGGGAAATGATACAACTGATGCTGAAAACAAATGGTTCGCGCCGGAAGGCACATGTTCAGATACATCACCCACCATCTCCGATTCCAACAGTCTTGGACTTGATAGCTTTTGGAGTCTCTTCCTCATTGTCGGGGTCTCCGCATCTTTAGCTCTTCTCATATTTGCAGTCTCTTTCTTTAATAGGCATTGGCATGTCTTCATCGCGACAAGAGGTGACTCTGTGTGGAGAAGATTTATGGTTATGCTTAGAACCTTTGACCAAAGAGACCTTAGCTCCCATACTTTTAGAAAGAGTAGTGGCTCCCGAGATGGAGAAACCTACAATTTTGGAGCTACGGCTGTCGAGGATTCACCAAACAGTTACAGCACCTGCCCACCAAGCCCTGCCTCAGGCCATTCAGACCACCCAGAAATACTGATTACAGCTGAAGGAGCTCACCCACGCATGGGTGAACAGAACAGGTCCAAGGCTCAAACTTCCGACACAGTTCCGCAACAGCCAGGAGAAATCCTTCTAACGCCGTGA
- the LOC126630919 gene encoding transcription initiation factor TFIID subunit 10-like translates to MNQNPTQNQNQQPSDGGKHDDDAALTDFLASLMDYAPTIPDELVEHYLAKSGFQCPDVRLIRLVAVATQKFVSEVATDALQQCKARQASVVKDKRDKQQKDKRLILTMEDLSRALREHGVNVKHQEYFADSPSTGMDPATREE, encoded by the exons ATGAACCAGAACCCAACTCAAAACCAGAACCAGCAACCGAGCGACGGCGGAAAGCACGACGATGACGCCGCCCTCACCGACTTCCTCGCCTCCTTGATGGACTACGCCCCCACC ATACCCGACGAGCTCGTGGAGCATTACTTGGCCAAGAGCGGCTTCCAGTGCCCCGACGTTCGATT AATCAGGCTGGTAGCTGTCGCCACGCAAAAGTTTGTTTCTGAGGTTGCAACTGATGCTCTTCA GCAATGCAAAGCGAGACAGGCTTCTGTAGTCAAAGACAAAAGAGACAAACAACAAAAG GATAAGCGTCTAATATTGACGATGGAAGACCTGTCAAGGGCGTTGCGTGAG CATGGCGTCAATGTGAAGCACCAAGAGTATTTTGCGGACAGCCCTTCAACTGGGATGGATCCTGCAACAAGGGAAGAGTAA